A portion of the Musa acuminata AAA Group cultivar baxijiao chromosome BXJ1-1, Cavendish_Baxijiao_AAA, whole genome shotgun sequence genome contains these proteins:
- the LOC103991178 gene encoding guanine nucleotide-binding protein subunit gamma 4-like isoform X2, with amino-acid sequence MAAAEALEEKQADATQAPRPRSPRRYTDLCGRHRLQARVQLLSREIGFLEEELQSVEGLQPVSVCCKEYVIFSFSLLNKVDKYVGTTPDPLIPTYKKRHKSCCFSRWLR; translated from the exons ATGGCCGCGGCGGAGGCGTTGGAGGAGAAGCAGGCGGATGCTACGCAGGCTCCCCGGCCCCGGTCGCCGCGGCGGTACACGGACCTCTGCGGGCGCCACCGGCTGCAGGCGCGGGTCCAGCTCTTGAGTCGGGAGATCGGCTTCCTTGAG GAGGAGTTACAATCAGTTGAAGGGCTTCAACCTGTCTCTGTATGCTGCAAAGAGTATGTTATATTCAGCTTCTCTCTCTTAAACAA GGTTGATAAATATGTAGGGACAACTCCAGATCCTTTAATCCCAAC ATATAAGAAGAGACATAAGTCCTGCTGCTTCTCGAGGTGGCTCCGGTAA
- the LOC135673660 gene encoding protein TIFY 10b-like has product MDAAMGRKQGRSGEKSNFAVVCSLLSQYIKEKGSVVADLGLGVPPPPLDAPKGKSEAFRPPPTTMMLLPGADVSGGEGEGERTGEEELRVDTMELFPQRAGFGPSSVTALAADGKPGDASDVREPKRAQLTIFYGDKVLVFDSFPSDKVKNLMQLASKVTSTMQNSCYVEPSSSALAAAVVDHPTNLSNQETKFTTSSVSNSVAAHSDLERTAQSDLPIARKSSLQRFLEKRKDRISAKSPYQVTGSSESPAPVKPEDGKPWLGLGQ; this is encoded by the exons ATGGATGCCGCGATGGGGCGGAAGCAAGGGAGGTCCGGGGAGAAGTCTAACTTCGCTGTCGTCTGCAGCCTCCTCAGCCAGTACATCAAGGAGAAGGGCAGCGTCGTCGCCGACTTGGGCCTCGGCGTGCCACCACCGCCTCTGGACGCGCCTAAAG GTAAATCTGAAGCGTTCCGGCCTCCTCCGACCACCATGATGTTGTTGCCCGGCGCGGACGTATCGGGCGGCgagggagaaggggagaggacggGCGAAGAGGAGCTCCGTGTGGACACAATGGAGCTGTTCCCGCAGCGTGCCGGTTTCGGGCCTTCCTCCGTCACGGCTTTGGCGGCGGACGGGAAACCCGGCGACGCATCCGATGTCAG GGAACCAAAAAGGGCACAGTTGACAATCTTCTATGGTGATAAAGTCCTGGTTTTTGACAGTTTTCCATCTGATAAGGTGAAGAACCTGATGCAATTAGCAAGCAAGGTGACTTCCACCATGCAAAACTCCTGCTATGTGgaaccttcatcatcagctttggCAGCCGCAGTCGTGGATCATCCTACTAATTTGTCCAATCAAGAGACCAAGTTCACGACTTCTTCTGTGAGCAATTCAGTCGCTGCTCACAGCGATCTGGAAAGAACAGCGCAATCTG ATCTTCCCATAGCTAGAAAATCTTCGCTCCAGCGGTTCCTCGAGAAGAGAAAGGATCG GATCAGTGCGAAGTCACCTTATCAAGTTACTGGTTCCTCTGAATCGCCTGCTCCTGTGAAACCAGAAGATGGCAAACCATGGCTTGGCTTGGGTCAGTAG
- the LOC103991178 gene encoding guanine nucleotide-binding protein subunit gamma 4-like isoform X1, giving the protein MAAAEALEEKQADATQAPRPRSPRRYTDLCGRHRLQARVQLLSREIGFLEEELQSVEGLQPVSVCCKEVDKYVGTTPDPLIPTYKKRHKSCCFSRWLRAMVCFNATCFTGGCSSWQNRPCCTRRPNGSCSSSGGYPSRSCCSVSCSRLRCVIPRLSCPGYSCGCVCSCSNCTKVRLCPTCLCCISHCVCE; this is encoded by the exons ATGGCCGCGGCGGAGGCGTTGGAGGAGAAGCAGGCGGATGCTACGCAGGCTCCCCGGCCCCGGTCGCCGCGGCGGTACACGGACCTCTGCGGGCGCCACCGGCTGCAGGCGCGGGTCCAGCTCTTGAGTCGGGAGATCGGCTTCCTTGAG GAGGAGTTACAATCAGTTGAAGGGCTTCAACCTGTCTCTGTATGCTGCAAAGA GGTTGATAAATATGTAGGGACAACTCCAGATCCTTTAATCCCAAC ATATAAGAAGAGACATAAGTCCTGCTGCTTCTCGAGGTGGCTCCG GGCAATGGTTTGCTTCAATGCGACATGCTTCACCGGTGGTTGCTCGAGCTGGCAGAACAGACCTTGTTGCACTCGTAGACCCAACGGGTCCTGCTCCTCTAGTGGTGGATACCCTAGCAGAAGCTGCTGCAGCGTTTCCTGCTCCAGATTGCGCTGTGTCATCCCAAGACTCTCGTGTCCTGGATATTCTTGTGGATGTGTCTGTTCTTGTTCCAACTGTACCAAGGTACGCCTTTGCCCTACATGTTTGTGTTGTATTAGCCACTGTGTATGTGAATAA
- the LOC135673681 gene encoding germin-like protein 3-1, with translation MSLHPSSQTSASMERVVAPSQAILIVVLLLLLLLSLSPSRADPDLLLDYCVADVAAQTFHLNGRPCIDPTLARSAHFATSALSQPNGAASTALFGFSVTTTNATTLPGANAQGLAMARVDIVGGGLVPPHAHPRASEAALLLRGTLLVGFVDTSHRLYTQQLRPGDTFLFSRGLVHFLYNLDPTTPAVVLSGFNSQNPGAQLASTTMFRSDPRFPEEVLKKAFKISGQDVQRIQRNLGG, from the coding sequence ATGTCTCTTCATCCTTCCTCCCAAACAAGTGCATCGATGGAGAGAGTCGTCGCTCCCTCTCAAGCCATTCTCATTGTtgtgctactactactactactactctcCCTCTCTCCTTCCCGCGCTGATCCCGACCTCCTTCTCGACTATTGCGTCGCCGACGTCGCTGCCCAGACCTTCCACCTCAATGGTCGCCCCTGCATCGATCCTACCCTCGCCCGGTCTGCCCACTTCGCCACCTCAGCGCTCTCCCAACCCAACGGTGCCGCCTCCACTGCCCTCTTCGGCTTCAGCGTCACCACCACCAACGCCACCACACTCCCCGGCGCCAACGCGCAGGGCCTGGCGATGGCCCGTGTCGACATCGTCGGCGGCGGCCTCGTCCCGCCCCACGCCCACCCCCGCGCTTCCGAGGCAGCGCTGCTCCTCCGGGGGACGCTGCTGGTGGGCTTCGTCGACACCTCACACCGCCTCTACACCCAACAACTTCGTCCCGGCGATACGTTCCTGTTCTCCAGGGGGTTGGTCCACTTCCTGTACAATCTTGACCCGACGACGCCGGCGGTGGTGCTGTCGGGGTTCAACAGCCAAAATCCCGGGGCACAGCTCGCCTCCACGACAATGTTCCGGTCGGACCCGCGGTTTCCGGAGGAGGTCTTGAAGAAGGCCTTCAAGATTTCTGGGCAGGATGTGCAGAGGATTCAGAGGAACCTCGGAGGATGA
- the LOC103991149 gene encoding oryzain gamma chain translates to MAPDRHHPALAVGVGVLLLILSSATAFATFDEANPIRSVTDRVRSADATVIRALGLSRHALDFARFAHRYGKSYGSAAEIRRRFGIFVENLELIRSTNRRGLPYTLAINRFADWSWEEFQAGRLGAAQNCSATDRGNHLLTDAVVPDTKDWREVGIVSPVKNQGHCGSCWTFSTTGALEAAYAQATGKNISLSEQQLVDCARAFNNFGCNGGLPSQAFEYIKYNGGIDTEESYPYFATNGICSFKPENVGVKVTASVNITKGAEDELKHAVGLVRPVSVAFQVVRDFRFYKGGVYTSETCGNTELDVNHAVLAVGYGVENGIPYWLIKNSWGSDWGLDGYFKMELGKNMCGIATCASYPIIAV, encoded by the exons ATGGCCCCCGATCGTCACCACCCGGCCCTCGCCGTTGGCGTCGGCGTCCTCCTCCTCATTCTCTCCTCGGCCACGGCCTTCGCCACCTTCGACGAGGCCAACCCGATCCGATCCGTCACCGACCGGGTCAGATCCGCCGACGCCACCGTCATTCGCGCCCTCGGCCTCTCCCGCCACGCCCTCGACTTCGCCCGCTTCGCCCACAG GTACGGGAAGAGTTACGGGTCCGCAGCGGAGATACGGCGTCGGTTCGGGATATTTGTGGAGAACTTGGAGCTCATCCGGTCCACCAACCGCCGGGGACTGCCATATACCCTAGCGATCAACC GATTCGCGGATTGGAGCTGGGAAGAGTTCCAGGCGGGTCGACTGGGAGCCGCTCAGAACTGCTCCGCCACCGACCGCGGGAACCATCTGTTGACTGATGCGGTCGTCCCCGATACG AAAGACTGGAGGGAGGTAGGGATAGTGAGCCCAGTCAAGAATCAAGGTCATTGTGGATCTTGCTGGACCTTCAG CACGACAGGAGCGCTGGAGGCAGCCTATGCACAGGCAACTGGGAAGAACATCTCTCTATCAGAACAGCAGCTAGTCGACTGTGCTCGTGCCTTTAACAACTTTGGATGCAACGGGGGCTTGCCTTCTCAAGCTTTTGAATACATAAAGTATAATGGAGGAATTGATACTGAAGAGTCATATCCGTATTTTGCAACAAATGGTATCTGTAGCTTTAAACCTGAGAATGTTGGTGTCAAAGTCACTGCCTCAGTAAACATCACCAAG GGTGCTGAAGATGAACTAAAGCATGCAGTAGGTTTGGTTCGTCCAGTAAGTGTCGCATTTCAAGTAGTTAGGGATTTCAGATTCTACAAGGGAGGAGTTTACACAAGTGAGACCTGTGGCAACACTGAACTG GATGTGAATCATGCTGTTCTAGCTGTTGGTTATGGCGTCGAGAATGGCATTCCATATTGGCTAATCAAGAACTCTTGGGGCAGCGACTGGGGTCTTGATGGCTACTTCAAGATGGAGTTGGGAAAGAACATGTGTG GCATTGCAACTTGTGCTTCCTATCCTATAATTGCTGTATAA
- the LOC103991178 gene encoding guanine nucleotide-binding protein subunit gamma 4-like isoform X3 has translation MAAAEALEEKQADATQAPRPRSPRRYTDLCGRHRLQARVQLLSREIGFLEEELQSVEGLQPVSVCCKEYVIFSFSLLNKVDKYVGTTPDPLIPT, from the exons ATGGCCGCGGCGGAGGCGTTGGAGGAGAAGCAGGCGGATGCTACGCAGGCTCCCCGGCCCCGGTCGCCGCGGCGGTACACGGACCTCTGCGGGCGCCACCGGCTGCAGGCGCGGGTCCAGCTCTTGAGTCGGGAGATCGGCTTCCTTGAG GAGGAGTTACAATCAGTTGAAGGGCTTCAACCTGTCTCTGTATGCTGCAAAGAGTATGTTATATTCAGCTTCTCTCTCTTAAACAA GGTTGATAAATATGTAGGGACAACTCCAGATCCTTTAATCCCAACGTAA
- the LOC135673671 gene encoding SPX domain-containing protein 5-like — protein MQAAQERERERERAMKFGKRLKRQIEESLPEWRDKFLCYKDLKKLVKLISATQPSSKAEAEFICLLDSEIDKFNAFFVDQEEEFIIRQMELQERIKRVAATSAAAEYGRIGTEMVNLHGEMVLLVNYSSVNYTGLAKILKKYDKRTGGLLRLPFIEKVLEQPFFTTDLISKLVKDCESTMDSMFPAAAAAAATAARDEAVMMVEQRVFRNAVAALVTMRELRRGSSTYGHFSLPPLTLPDADLLHSLQLPSPIPIL, from the exons ATGCAGGCagctcaagagagagagagagagagagagagggcgatgAAGTTTGGAAAGAGGCTGAAGAGGCAGATAGAGGAAAGCCTGCCCGAGTGGAGGGACAAATTTCTGTGCTACAAGGACCTCAAGAAGCTGGTTAAGCTCATCTCTGCAACCCAACCATCTTCCAAAGCCGAGGCAGAGTTCATCTGCCTCTTGGACTCGGAGATCGACAAGTTCAACGCCTTCTTCGTCGACCAGGAGGAGGAGTTCATCATCCGGCAGATG GAGCTGCAGGAGAGGATCAAGAGGGTAGCTGCGACGTCGGCGGCGGCAGAGTACGGAAGGATCGGAACCGAGATGGTCAATCTCCATGGCGAGATGGTGTTGCTGGTGAACTACAGCAGCGTCAACTACACAG GTCTCGCAAAGATCTTGAAGAAGTACGACAAGCGAACCGGAGGCCTGCTAAGGTTGCCCTTCATCGAGAAGGTGTTGGAGCAGCCCTTCTTCACCACTGACCTCATCTCGAAGCTGGTGAAGGATTGCGAGAGCACCATGGACTCTATGTtccctgcagcagcagcagcagcagcaacagcagctcgAGACGAAGCTGTGATGATGGTTGAGCAGAGAGTGTTCAGGAACGCAGTTGCTGCGCTGGTGACCATGCGAGAGCTGCGAAGGGGAAGCTCAACTTATGGTCACTTCTCGCTGCCGCCTCTGACCTTGCCGGACGCTGATCTGCTACACTCCTTGCAGCTCCCTTCGCCCATTCCCATCCTTTGA